In the Prionailurus viverrinus isolate Anna chromosome A3, UM_Priviv_1.0, whole genome shotgun sequence genome, CTAATTCCCGGGCAGGGAGCGAGGCTCTTGTGCACAGAGAATTTAAGATGAGGCCCCTGTTCTCTAGCAGCTCCTAGCTGTGCTTCGTTTAGTCATTCTGCAAACATTCCCTCAGCTCCTGCTCTTTACCGGCACCGTGCTAGGAAGACACCGCGTGACCCAAAACAGACAGTGTCTGTTGTCATAGCTCCCTGGGCCCTCTTTCCAGCGGGGCAGGCAGACCTCGCTTACACGGTAACGAAAGTACATGTgtaaggggcatctggggggctcagttggttaagtgtccagctcttgatttcagctgaggtcatgatctcacggttcgtgagatcaagccctgagtctaGATTccgtgctgagcacggagcctgcttgggcttctctctctctctctctctctctctctctctctcgtctgcccctcccccactcattcttgagcgtgtgtgctccctctctcaacataaagaaatcaagtttagaaaataaataaatgggcaagAAAGTAGATGTTCAAGTGTGCACCAAGGTGAGTGCACTGAAGAACAAACGTGCAGTGTTTGTATGAATCCAAAGCAGGGGACGTGACCCACTCCAGGAGCATCctggaaggcttccctgaggaggtgagGTTTGAGATGAGATCTGGGGGATGTGTAAGAGTTATCCCAACAGAGAGATGGGGGTagatgggacagagagaagagatgggACCTAAATAATGATGGCAGGAAACTCAAGGTGGGCAGGAGAAACCTACTAAATGGTTCCTAAGTGGGAGTCGGGAAGGACATTGATCAAGGGGCCTCAAGATTCCCAACAGAACATGATATCTTGTGCCCCTCATCAGTTAGGTCCTAGAAGGTATGTTCTGTGACTCCTCTGTGATTCCCATCTCTAAGGTTAGACCACGGAGTTACCTTTAAGTCCACTTGGGATCACCTTGGGGCCCCCCACTGACCCTGACTACCTCCCaatctgtctgcctctctccagaTCAGCCTGTCTACGGGGACCCTTCTTCTGTTGCTGGGTGTGGCGGCCCTGACCACTGGCTATGCAGTGCCCCCCAAGCTGGAGGGCATCGGAGAGGGGGAATTCCTGGTGCTGGATCAGCGGGCAGCCGATTACAACCAGGCCCTGGGCACCTGCCGTTTGGCAGGCACGGTACTCTGCGTGGCGGCTGGGATCCTGCTGGCCATTTGCCTGGTTTGGGCTGTGGCCGGCTGGCTGAGCCAGGACACCAAGGCAGAACCCTTGGACGCCGAAGCTGATGGCCACGTGGAGATCTTCGGGGACGAGCCAGAGCAACAGCTGTCCCCCATCTTCCGCGATGCCAATGGCCAGTCTTGGTTTTCACCACCTGCCAGCCCCTTTGGGCAATCCTCTGTGCAGACCATCCAGCCCAAGAGGGACTCTTGAGCTGCCCACAAGGCTAGAGGGGGAGCCAGACCTGGGGTCTGGACCATGCCTCTGTCCCATCACACCCTGCCCTCCAACTGTGTCCCTAACTTCTCCCTGAGAAGCAGGTCCCTTTCACCTATGCCCCCATAAGATCCAGCTCCAGGTCAGAGAGGCTGGAGCTCAGATCCCAGTGCCCCTTCCCAGGGATTGGGCCCCAACTCATCCAAGATGCCAACTTTCCCCAAGTCCTCCCCAAACTTCCCTCCTTTTCAAGGCCCTTCAGGAGTAGAAAACATCCCCCTCAATCTATCCTTGCTCTACTCCGACCTTGGCCAAACCCCTTACCCTTGCAGACCATCAGTTCCTGTCTATCTACTATGAGGGGATTGGCTCAGATTCTGGAGTTCCATGACTTTCCTATTCTACCCAGATAAAAGCACTACTCTCCATAGGCAATGTTGTGGGGAAAGGTGGTAGGGTCATCCTCTTTCCCTAAACCCTTCATCTGTCAGCTGCCCCAGGGTGCCTGAGGATGGGTCAAAACCCCCCACTTGGACTTCTCCAGGATGGTGCGAACACAGTCACCTCCTTCAGAACGTTTTCTACGTCCATGTTGGCATCAGAGCCcctcagtcccccccccccaaatcgtGAGCTATTATTagccccagtttacagatgaggtgACTGGGGGAGGCTGGCAGTCTGCAGGAATCAGGACCCACATCTTCAGCCTCCTCCTGGGCCATCTCTTGTTCTACACATATGGAACAGGGGGCCTGCTGGACACCTTCCTGGCTTCCAGGGGGCCTCAAGGGTT is a window encoding:
- the NRSN2 gene encoding neurensin-2 codes for the protein MTERARSAGNGRFTWALRVVLASSQHGSLKRSMMPNCDRSCGCSRGPSVEDGKWYGVRSYLHLFYEDCAGMALSDDPEGPPVLCPRRPWPSLCWKISLSTGTLLLLLGVAALTTGYAVPPKLEGIGEGEFLVLDQRAADYNQALGTCRLAGTVLCVAAGILLAICLVWAVAGWLSQDTKAEPLDAEADGHVEIFGDEPEQQLSPIFRDANGQSWFSPPASPFGQSSVQTIQPKRDS